In Erigeron canadensis isolate Cc75 chromosome 7, C_canadensis_v1, whole genome shotgun sequence, one DNA window encodes the following:
- the LOC122606941 gene encoding target of rapamycin complex subunit LST8-1, with protein MTQPSVILATASYDHTIRFWEAKSGRCYRTIQYPESQVNRLEITPDKRYLAAAGNPHIRLFDVNSTSPQPVMSYDSHTNNVMAVGFQCDGKWMYSGSEDGTVKIWDLRAPGCQREYESRAAVNTVVLHPNQTELISGDQNGNIRVWDLTANSCSCELVPEVDTAVRSLTVMWDGSLVVAANNKGTCYVWRLLRGTQTMTNFEPLHKLQAHDGYILKCLLSPEFCEPQRYLATASSDSTVKIWNVDGFTLEKTLVGHQRWVWDCVFSVDGAYLITASSDTTARLWSMSTGEDIRVYQGHHKATVCCALHDGAEATGA; from the exons ATGACTCAACCGTCTGTTATATTAGCAACTGCTAGCTATGATCACACCATTAGGTTCTGGGAGGCGAAAAGTGGACGGTGCTATCGAACCATACAGTACCCAGAATCT CAAGTGAATAGGCTAGAGATAACTCCAGATAAGAGGTACCTGGCTGCTGCAGGGAATCCACACATTCGTCTATTTGATGTAAACTCCACCAGCCCTCAACCG GTTATGAGCTATGATTCCCATACCAACAATGTGATGGCCGTGGGGTTCCAATGTGATGGAAAATGGATGTATTCAGGTTCTGAAGATGGAACTGTCAAGATTTGGGATTTAAG GGCACCAGGTTGCCAGAGAGAATACGAAAGTCGTGCTGCTGTTAACACCGTTGTTTTGCATCCAAATCAG ACTGAGTTGATATCTGGTGACCAAAATGGCAATATTCGTGTATGGGACTTGACTGCAAACTCATGCAGCTGCGAGCTG GTGCCAGAGGTTGATACAGCAGTGAGATCATTGACAGTGATGTGGGATGGTAGTTTAGTAGTTGCTGCCAACAACAAAGGAACATGTTATGTTTGGAGGTTGTTGCGTGGAACACAG ACCATGACCAATTTTGAGCCACTTCACAAGCTACAGGCTCATGATGGTTATATCCTCAAATGTCTCCTTTCACCTGAGTTTTGTGAGCCTCAGAG GTATCTGGCAACGGCATCTTCTGATAGCACTGTCAAGATATGGAATGTAGATGGTTTCACACTGGAGAAAACTCTTGTTG GACATCAACGTTGGGTGTGGGATTGTGTGTTTTCTGTAGATGGTGCTTATCTTATTACAG CTTCTTCTGATACAACAGCGAGGCTATGGTCAATGTCTACTGGTGAAGATATTAGAGTGTATCAGGGACATCATAAAGCCACTGTGTGCTGTGCACTTCACGATGGTGCTGAAGCTACTGGCGCCTGA